One Ostrea edulis chromosome 6, xbOstEdul1.1, whole genome shotgun sequence genomic window, GATATGGAAGTGACTTGTCCTAACCGGTCGGATGAACTGTCCTGATGTCTGTCTTACTTAATAAAACACCCAGTATATGGTTTTGTTCTGGTTTGAGATGTGTTATATTAAATTGTTGCACACTCACGTTTGTTTCGCTGGCAGTCACCACCTGTGTGTTTCAACGAAAACCGATATAAAACGTATTGTGATTGGTTAGTGTGCGTATTTCTGATTGGTCAGTTTGTTAATGAATATGTGAAATAACATGACAACTTACGTGCTGCATTCAAATCCTTTTTTAAAGAATCAGAGGGTGTAGAAAATATCTGAGGGCGTGCTATCGAATGTGTCCTAAGGATAGTCCTAAGATTTGATTTAAAAGATCTGAGGACGATATTTAAGGTGGCCTTAAGacatatctcaaaatggatatGGAAGTTCTCTTGAGATTATCCTAAGTAGGATAGGCTTACGTTAATGTTGATTTATAGTTTTCAAGAATTGAAACAGTATAGGCTATTTACATATAACAAGTAATTCATAATGCCATTGGTTTGATGAATTTCAAATAGAAATGCATATTCTTATCCAGTAATACAAAAACTTTAATAATGCCTCTCTATCTCAAAGAAATATAATGATGataaattaaaatgaaacatGCATATTGGAAAAGTTAAGCGTGCATATGACAGCTCCATTTTAGATAGATTAACATCGCGTTATAGatgatttgattttatgtacatgtataatgtttagCAAacggtttttttcttttatctagagagtaattgaaaattttcagcccaaattgtgtccatgcccctttaagtttGGACAGATTCCATGGCCTTACTTAGGATGAAGATATGTCCTCAAGATTATTTTAAGGTGGTATGTCTTTGCCCTCAAACGGCTTCCATGACATGTCTGCTGATTTTGAtcaaattgttgattttgtgAACACAAATTCCTCATTGCTTTGTAATTTCATATCTGACCCATTCAATGTATTTATTCTCATTAATTGTTGAGGTACTCGTACAATTACCATAAAGCTCTCAAACATTCATATCATACTcagttttatctgatatttTATACACTGTACTTCAGTTTATCTGATATGTCAATATTTGAAGTTTTAGAACTTTGAAAGTTTTAGAAAGCGTTGCAGTGGcaatatatcaaattttgtACATGCATTTGCTATAATTCAGaaaatttatttcctttttAACTCAGGAGAAACTGAACCAGATATCAGCAGGTATTTTCCCAATCTTTCTAAAGATTCCCCCAACGGGTAATTTGAAGCTGCTCCTGTTTGCTGTCACCTTGTAATGATGAGATAACACTGCTTCAACGTGATAGGAACAAAGAAGTAAAATAGTCGTGATAGATTATTTCGCCAATGTAATAAACTTTGTGACGGTTCGAAGATCCCTTTTATTTAtctatactacatgtatgtataaaaacATTGTATGATAATGTATTCTATATTATGCACTTGCTTGAAGTTTACCAGTAGATACGTTACGAGGTCATTCGTATTTCTCTATAcacttaaacatttatttatcatttgatTGACAACTTTCTTCATATTCATAAATATGCACGCTTCCGTTTTCGGACCCCATCAAGAGTCTGTTGTTGGCAAGTTTTAATGCAGACGGCATGGGACAATCGGTCAACAGAAACCTCTGAAATGACCCATCTTTGTCGAGGACGTGGACTGCGTTGTTCCGCGGGTCGCTAATTATAATTTCACTATTTTTTGCGCAACAGACATCAGAAGGCTTGAACATTCTACCCAGATTTTGACCTTCGTAGATGACGCGGAGTTTCCCCGCCTCCGTAATAATCAGCAGACGGCCAGTATTCCTACTCATCGTATCAACTACACAGATATCTCTGTTGAAATTCTCAGCGACCCTGTCTGGAGAGTTGAACAAGTAATATTTGATCCACTCTCGATGTCCCTCCTCGTATTCATAGGAGTGTAAAACGCGTCCATTGATTGCCATTTTCTGGACAATCCGACGTGTATTAAATCGATCTTTCATTCCAACTAGCAGCTCCTTTTTCAGTGAAAGAGCCACCCCTAGGGGCTCAAATGGTGACAAATTCGTTAAAGTCTTAATTTCGCCATCTTTAATGGACCAGCGACTTAACACCCTGTTTATGCTATCCGCTATTATTAAGTCCCCGTTGTCAAGCCGAACGAAGTCCCTGATGGCTATATTACCCAGTTCATACTTCCGGGCAACGCCGCCATCTGTGTTACATAATTTGATTTCCCTTCCATTTCGTCCGTAGACCCACGTTTCTTCAAGCGATTTTTCGGACAGAGAAATAATTGGATTGGAAGTcacctgaaaattaaaaagttttgtaAGGGTTCTTCCTTCGATTTCCTCTCCCAAAAGTCGGGAATGCAATTTCTCCCTAACGACACGCCCAAACATCCGTTCTAGGGAATGGACGTCGACTTGGCCTTCATCAAATTCCACGTGATCCTCTGCTATTTGTGGATCGCGCACTTCAATACTGCTTAACCGATTTCGGATTTTCTCATGCAATTTAACAACAATGGAGTCATCTGCTAAAtctttattttccttaaagtaCGCAACTAAACTTTGTAAACTCGTGATATTCTTGTCCTCTTCTGATTCGACAGAAAGCTCACCTTTGCCGGAATCGCTGTCTGAAAGTTCCTTAATTAAGCTGTCAGAGATGACCTTGACGGCAGAAACTAATTCCTTCTCGCGATGTTTAATTCTGCTCGTTTTGTCGGTTTTAGTTTCTTTATTCCGTGCCTTTACCTCAGCTATCGCTTTGAAGTTGGACTCTATTTTGGGAATTTCTTGATTGATTATTTCGGTAATTTTATCACTTGCCAAACGTCGAATGTTCTGGGCAACCTTTTTCAGTTTACACCAGTCATGATCACGGTGGTCTTGTTTTATACAGTCTTCACACAGGGCCCTATCACATGTTTTACAGTAGTGATCCAATTCCTCTTCCGGATGAAAGCTACATACGCTAATCAAGTTATCGATCTGGCTTGCCATTTCACAActttaaaattaaatcatttctcAGTAATAACTCCTCAGAGACCCTGGTGCTATTAGCCCTGCGTTAGGATAATAAATAGTCCTACTTAAAACAAATACTCGATCTTCAAACTGGTGGAGGGTCATTAATGATTTAATTAGCATGGTTCATTTCCGTCTTCCATTGTTTCACTTAAGAATATTGTCTTTGGTGGCATATAGTGTGCATTGATGCACGTGCGTGGTTTTAAATGGCCGTAATCGAACTTTTCTTTCCATATTACCAATGTCGTTCTTCATATATAGAGCCCTCGTGTGCGAAAGTGTGTGGTTTTTGTATGAACAGTGAACTAATAGAATATTGTGTCTATGGTTAGAAGAtaaagagtttttttttttaaaaaagcaagCACCAAAACTTTCTCTTTGGCTTTTTACAAGTCTCAAATCGATTCTATTCCGTGCTTGGTTCTGATTTTATAACCCCGTTGGCATTTAGAATTATTCAGAAGGAAATTGGTGATATAAACAATTTTTGACGTATGTCTATTTTGTCTCGAACTAAAATAATTTTCGGTTACCCGGGAGACTTAAGAAATAAACTTTATGTATAATTGGGTAATGATACTACGCGCGCCACATGATTAACTCTTCCTCCTTCATTGATCATCTGCTATTTCCAATACATAAAACTATATATTTCTTAATCCATATTCACTGGGAGATAGATTGACATATCACGTGACGTAGTTACATTTTACGAAGATAAACGAACGTTGTATACATTCTTTTACATTATACGATAATGGTATTAATCTAAACTTGTATAGCCGAATCTTGTTCCTCCATACAGAGTCCATTTTCAGCCTAAAATTGGATTTTCTAATTTGGTTATAAGGAGTAAACAATCAGTATTGTATCCTAACCCGTCAGATCGGTTAATATTTGTAATTTATCTGACAGCTAAGTAGAACGTTCTCAGTGATTGTCCCTTTGTATCTCACAGACCCAGGAGGGTGTGAGAGCATTGCGGTCATATAACCTATATAAGTAATAGCAGCATACATAATTGACCGTTTACTATGAATGTCCATCTGATCTACGTACAATTATAGCTCTGTGACTGCTAATTCAGGGCTTGTGGTTAAAGACGTTTTAGAAGAGCATCATGATTACTctattttgtcatttaaatcAATGTTCCTTCAAGTCAATATTAAGGTGTAGTATTATGTAATTTTGAGAAGCTAAGTTATATGGACATGACGTTTAATCGCCATGTATGGACATACTTTTGTGACAATGTTTGAATGTACCAAAATAAAAGGTACGAAGAGCAAACTTCATAGACCAGACGTGATCGAGCGCGTGGTCTTGTATGCAGCCGATGACTTACAAGCTTGGAGGTCACCAACGCCGAGAGTTCTCAGAAACTTTGCGATTTACGCCCCCAAataatcctgtggggatccgggttacaataggtcctcaataccccttgcttgttgtgagaagcgactaaatgggggcggtccttcggatgagaccgtaaatatcacagccgtaagcgccgagcataggcctaaattttgcagcccttcaccggcaatgatgacgtctccatatgagtgaaaaaatctcgcgtgggacgttaaacaatatccaaccaaccaaccatatGCCGCCAAGTAAGGATTTTCTCAAACCCACATGTGTCTTATGAGTTTCCCACATGTGTCTTATGAGTTTCCCCTCAGATATTTGAGATTATTCTCAAAGAAGTGTGCCATTAGAATACATTTTGAGAATTATTTGAGATCTCTAAGATCATCTTGAGACTGGTAGATAGGAACCTCAAATGAAATACCAGGTTACGTCGATGTAGAAAGGTGTGGTAGGTTAGGGAAACTCTTTGTTTTAAGTTGACATTACACCAGATAGTTAACAAATATTGCCATTCAATGATTGGTACATATCTTAAATGTTTCAGAGTTTCAAAGTAAACAGTGCTGTTTGAAGCTTATTTTTAGTTATTAATGTAGATAAGTGAATGAATAcgtatataaaataataataaaattagaATCATTAGGTAAACAACGGAAATTATCATAAGCAGCAGAATGTAAAATATACGTAACTGTGATTTGATGAAGATaactttcaataaattctgTTCATTATCACTTGACGAATGATCAAAGTCTGACATTGTTAGATAGAGACAAGAAATATTGTGATTTCTGTGATGAATAATAGTCTTATTAATCCAATTCCCAAATTAGtcatgtataaaatgtatgGTAGgccaattattttatttattttctgtaaAACATACATATTGGTAATTATCCAATATATGATGGAGTGCGAGCACTCTTTAATGATTTGGACATGATATAAATCGTTTCTTTCGTATGGATGTTTCCGATTTAGGTAAGAAGAAGCTATATATTTACACTTTATACCATACAACTAAATGATAAGTCTCTATAATTAAAGACTCATAAAAGAGATATGAAGTAGCATTTTCTATACTGAAAaagagggtgtgtgtgtgtgttattttgaATATCTGTAAACCTAGAGCGACAGAAGAACAATGCCCGTTATCAGAACACGCATTAGATTCACACAGTTTTATTACATTGATTACATTATTACTTATTTGATTACATTACTACTTATTTGATTACATTATTACTTATTTGATTACATTATTACTTATTTGATTACATTATTACTTATTTGATTACATTACTACTTATTTGATTACATTATTACTTATTTGATTACATTACTACTTATTTGATTACATTATTACTTATTTGATTACATTATTACATTCAGTTAAAACTCCAGTAGCTGCAGACAGATTTTATATATTGCAGTTATTTTATGCcttttttattgattaaataataATCAATCTGCCTGATACCCCCCgccgttgtcagaatttgaacacttttaaaaaaacatttaagaacacatctttttagacttgcatattattagtattataggtggttaaatcATTATGGTTTCTTTACCCTCATTTTAACAcgactttttcaagtgtataattgtatatttatttcaactataaTTTTATAGCATTTGATTGCACGGcgtggaacttttttcatgcatatcctgttttagattttagtaattttacttcacattattgatgtttttctagcattgttttgatattatctgtcttaatgctattataatttccttttactatgtttataacatgctgtatcatttttattgtgtgcagcgctttaaagtggttatttatagtcatataggacgctatataaataaatattattattttattattattaaactgTAAGGTACATGTTAATTGAATGAATTCTTGCATGAACTATCATCTTTTAGTTTACTTTTTAACTTAAATGAATGTAAGTGCGTATGACCCAAATTGTCGAACCCTttaatgaaaagatgaagataacgaacaatgatcaatcttataactccttataaggaatacaaaactaagagttgggcaaacacggaccgttggatacaccagagatgggatcaggtacctaggaggagtaagcatcccctgtcaaccggtcacacctgccgtgagctatacattttgatcaggtaaatggaacaatccgtaatcaaaatcagtgtgtaaagaacggcctaacaattggtatgaaacacgtcagacagcatttgacccaatgaggTGAGACCCGTCTGAGGTGTCTCAGAATAAGTTGATGACACAACAGTCTGGTAAAACAAGGTGAGTCAGAATCCTGAGGTTAAAGCTTTGCTTTTAGgcaagattttcaaaatttgatggCTCCGAGGCTGCATGTGATTCTCAAAGATAGTGTCTCTGATTATGAACCTAAATTCTACAAATCATTCAACATCCGAAATTATGCTTACAGTTTCAGGATCTATATAACCAAAATGCAATCATTTCACACAAAGTATACACTGTAGCTGGCCAATTCCTAGCCACGTGACCATGACTTGCCAACATAGCTATCCTTAATTCCCATGTTTTGAAGTCACTTTAAGCATTTTTGTAACATATCCTTGAGTCAAGATTTCAACAAACCGTTAGGCCTTGGCTATGTGGAAGAAATACAGCATAgtagttattgcccttgacaacatttttatcattataaataattgattatctatggaaaatagaaacttttcactatcaatagtatactattatttttaattttattcattgaatgaAATTCCTCTGAAGGATATACTCTATCATGtgcaaattttaatttaataaagatttttgcaaaaacctacaTTAATGAAacgtgaagataatgaacagtgatcaatctcataactcctataaggaatacaaaatagatagttgggcaaacacagacccctagacacaccagaggtgggattaggtgcctaggaggagtaagcatcccctgtcgaccggtcacacacgggGATTGATCTACCTTAAGTTATTCCATGCTGAATAAGGACATGGGAGGCAGAAAAAGAATTGTTGTAAAGGTATTTGTAAATGTTCTGATATTGCTGAAAACCCATATTTAACACAACATTCCCCTATGAAAACACCAtcatttttgcattattcacgAATCTCTATCTGCAAAATTCACTGGAgaaagttgatggtacaggggtttcaatagtctcgattgacgtcagcatttcgcaaattctatggtcgttataacgatctagttcgtcaacacaacctatcattgggtcaaatgctgtctgacgtgtttcatactgattgttaggccgttcttaacacactgattttgactacggataactccgttcaactcgtcaggatatagggcttacggcgggtgtgaccggtcgacaggggatgcttagtcctccaaggcacctgaccccacctctggtgtgtccaggggtccttttttgcccaactttctatattttgtattgcttataggagttatgagattgatcactgttcgttatcttcgcctttcattgcccaaatattgaaatttttcaaaaacgtcaTTTTATTGCTGCATTTCATGTATTAATGACCCTTGTATCAATGGCCGATTTGCATTGTTGATTGATCAAATAATAGCAAATTCCACGTAAAGACAACAAAAGCCTACTTCATTTAATGCGTTCAAAATCTTGAATACCCCATGACCTTAATCAAAACGATCATCACCATGCCAAGATTTGAGACACATGGATAACCAAACGTGACAAAGCCAGCACGTGTCCATTCCGATGGACAGATAAATAAACGTGACAAAGCCAGCACAGGTCCACTATAATGAACAGATAGATAACCGTGACAAAGTCAGCACAGGTCCACTACAATAGACAGATAAATAAACGTGACAAAGCCAGCACAGGTTCACTCAATGGACAgatggtaccgtataagttttacatagataaCCGTGACAAAGCCAGCACAGGTCCACTCCAATGGACAGATAGATAACCGTGACAAAGTCAGCACAGGTCCACtacaatagacagatagataacCGTGACAAAGTCAGCACAGGTCTACTACAATAGACAGATAAATAAACGTGACAAAGCCAGCACAGGTTCACTCAATGGACAgatggtaccgtataagttttacatagataaCCGTGACAAAGCCAGCACAGGTCCACTCCAATGGACAGATAGATAACCGTGACAAAGTCAGCACAGGTCTACTACAATAGACAGATAAATAAACGTGACAAAGCCAGCACAGGTCCACTACAATAGACAGATAAATAAACGTGACAAAGTCAGCACAGGTCCACTACAATAGACAGATAAATAAACGTGACAATGCCAGCACAGTTCCACTCCAATGGACAGATAGATAACCGTGACAAAGCCAGCACAGGTCCACTACAATAGACAGATAAATAAACGTGACAATGCCAGTACAGTTCCACTCCAATGGACAGATAGATAACCGTGACAAAACCAGCACAGTTCCACtacaatagacagatagataaacGTGACAAAGCCAGCACAGTTCCACtacaatagacagatagataaacGTGACAAAGTCAGCACAGGTCTACTACAATAGACAGATAAATAAACGTGACAAAGCCAGCACAGGTCCACtacaatagacagatagataacCGTGACAAAGCCAGCACAGGTCTACTACAATAGACAGATAAATAAACGTGACAATGCCAGCACAGGTTCACTCAATGGACAGATAGATAAACGTGACAAAGCCAGCACAGGTCCACTCCAATGGACAGATAAATAAACGTGACAATGCCAGCACAGGTCCACtgcaatagacagatagataaacGTGACAATGCCAGCAGAGGTTCACTCCAATGGACAGATAAATAAACGTGAGTCAGCACAGGTCCACTACAATGAACAGATAAATAAACGTGCCAATGCCAGCACAGGTTCACTCAATGGACAGATAGATAAACGTGAGAAAGCCAGCACAGGTCCACTCCAATGGACAGATAGATAAACGTGACAAAGCCAGGACAGATTCACTACAATAGACAGATAAATAAACGTGACAATGCCAACACAGGTCTACtacaatagacagatagataaacGTGACAATACCAGCAGAGGTTCACTCCAATGGACAGATAAATAAACGTGAGTCAGCACAGGTCCACTACAATGGACAGATAAATAAACGTGACAAAGCCAGCACAGGTTCACTCAATGAACAGATAGATAAACGTGACAAAGCCAGCACAGGTCCACTCCAATGGACAGATAAATAAACGTGACAATGCCAGCAGAGGTTCACTCCAATGGACAGATAAATAAACGTGAGTCAGCACAGGTCCACTACAATGAACAGATAAATAAACGTGACAATGCCAGCACAGGTCCACTATAATGGGAGTACGTAGATTATTGGTGACAACTTTTTCACGCAATACTACAACATTGGTTGCATAAACAAGATGCTCTTGTGGAAACATTGATGCTCCCGTATAACATCATAGTAATTATAGTACTCAAAGAAACGTCTTGTCGAAAGagatacacatgtgaaatatgaaagctatatcactaaccattcaaagtTATGGTCTAGATTACAGTTATtcataagtaggtcaaactccaaggtgaaggtcacaaggtcaactaacaaaaagaaatgtcttgtcacaaggaatacagtagattccttattttacgcgagtacttgaTATGGAGAAATGATTCGTATGCGTCAAATCGCGTGAACATGAATTTGCGTGTGGTCTGTTAGTCAAGATCACAGAAAAATAAAGGcgattaattttatttcgcgagtgatacatgtatctctcgCGAAATTACGCAATAATAAATTActcgcgtatatttaggaatctactcatgtaaaatatgaaagccctatcaccatccattcaaaagttttgggcaaggttaaagtttttgcggACAAATAATTATTCGGCAAGACGGACAGAACAAAAACTATACCCTCGAATCTTCGAttatgggggcataaaaatcctTGATATCAGCGTACGTGAGAACATTTAAAACGTAGCATCATGTATATATGTGCTGATGCCTATATTAAGGCTAATTTGCAATGCCATAATTGTATTCATACATTTATGAG contains:
- the LOC125672536 gene encoding uncharacterized protein LOC125672536 codes for the protein MASQIDNLISVCSFHPEEELDHYCKTCDRALCEDCIKQDHRDHDWCKLKKVAQNIRRLASDKITEIINQEIPKIESNFKAIAEVKARNKETKTDKTSRIKHREKELVSAVKVISDSLIKELSDSDSGKGELSVESEEDKNITSLQSLVAYFKENKDLADDSIVVKLHEKIRNRLSSIEVRDPQIAEDHVEFDEGQVDVHSLERMFGRVVREKLHSRLLGEEIEGRTLTKLFNFQVTSNPIISLSEKSLEETWVYGRNGREIKLCNTDGGVARKYELGNIAIRDFVRLDNGDLIIADSINRVLSRWSIKDGEIKTLTNLSPFEPLGVALSLKKELLVGMKDRFNTRRIVQKMAINGRVLHSYEYEEGHREWIKYYLFNSPDRVAENFNRDICVVDTMSRNTGRLLIITEAGKLRVIYEGQNLGRMFKPSDVCCAKNSEIIISDPRNNAVHVLDKDGSFQRFLLTDCPMPSALKLANNRLLMGSENGSVHIYEYEESCQSNDK